One Pseudothermotoga sp. genomic window carries:
- a CDS encoding sugar phosphate isomerase/epimerase, with amino-acid sequence MKIGFLTVAMGNTKLEEIVEWSSKVGFETLEIATWPLINERDFSSTTIDVEKFDKKEAERVKALFEKHGLTVSSLAYYDNNLDANLEKRARVNQHLKKVIDAAHFLGVELVGTFIGRDITKSVEENLKEFEKVFKPLIAYAESKNVRLMIENCPMVGWQAEERIGNIFYSPELWREIFRITPDSFGINLDPSHLYWLGIDYLKVVEEFASRIFHVHAKDVELKRNILHEQSIFGHYGTNAHGKSWWVYRLPGFGEIDWSSFITNLKKVGYDFVVSIEHEDPVWGGDLEKSKKGLLMGLHFLKKFV; translated from the coding sequence ATGAAGATAGGTTTCTTAACTGTGGCAATGGGTAACACTAAGCTTGAAGAGATCGTTGAATGGTCGAGTAAGGTGGGTTTTGAAACGTTAGAGATCGCGACCTGGCCTCTCATCAATGAAAGAGACTTTTCCTCCACGACGATAGATGTTGAAAAGTTTGATAAAAAGGAAGCAGAACGTGTGAAAGCTCTCTTTGAAAAACATGGTCTCACCGTGTCATCTTTGGCTTACTACGACAACAATTTGGATGCAAACCTTGAAAAAAGAGCGAGAGTCAATCAGCATCTCAAAAAAGTTATAGACGCAGCACATTTTCTTGGTGTAGAGCTCGTAGGCACTTTCATAGGGAGAGATATCACCAAGAGTGTTGAAGAAAACTTGAAAGAGTTTGAGAAGGTCTTCAAACCTTTGATAGCTTACGCGGAAAGCAAGAACGTAAGATTAATGATAGAAAATTGTCCGATGGTTGGTTGGCAAGCTGAAGAAAGGATAGGCAATATCTTCTACTCACCGGAACTTTGGAGAGAAATATTCAGGATCACACCCGATTCTTTTGGAATCAACCTCGATCCATCGCATCTGTATTGGTTGGGCATAGATTATCTGAAGGTGGTGGAAGAATTCGCTAGTAGGATCTTCCATGTGCACGCGAAAGACGTGGAATTAAAGAGAAACATACTTCACGAGCAAAGTATCTTTGGTCACTATGGTACCAACGCACACGGAAAGAGTTGGTGGGTTTATAGATTGCCCGGTTTTGGAGAGATCGATTGGTCGAGTTTCATCACAAACCTCAAGAAAGTGGGGTACGACTTCGTCGTGAGTATAGAACACGAAGATCCAGTGTGGGGTGGAGATCTGGAGAAATCGAAAAAAGGTCTTTTGATGGGGTTGCATTTTCTTAAGAAGTTCGTTTGA